A genome region from Octopus sinensis linkage group LG26, ASM634580v1, whole genome shotgun sequence includes the following:
- the LOC115224850 gene encoding N-alpha-acetyltransferase 38, NatC auxiliary subunit isoform X2, whose translation MGEVLDGECGESCDESSVIDGRRKLQRWLNKNMKIKMSDGRTLIGIFLCTDRDRNVILGSCEEYLNSPDAEEPEEPRILGLAMVPGHHIVSLHVDDCKALTPEVM comes from the exons GATGGTGAATGTGGAGAATCATGTGATGAATCTTCTGTGATAGATGGACGAAGGAAGTTACAGAGATGGCTGAATAAAAACATGAAGATTAAAATGAGCGATGGACGAACACTGATAG GCATCTTCCTCTGCACCGACAGAGACCGGAATGTCATTCTTGGCTCCTGTGAAGAATATCTGAATTC tccaGATGCTGAAGAACCAGAAGAGCCCCGAATTCTTGGCCTTGCTATGGTTCCCGGTCACCATATTGTTAGCTTACATGTTGATGATTGCAAAGCCCTTACCCCTGAAGTCATGTGA
- the LOC115224850 gene encoding N-alpha-acetyltransferase 38, NatC auxiliary subunit isoform X1, translating to MGEVLDGECGESCDESSVIDGRRKLQRWLNKNMKIKMSDGRTLIGIFLCTDRDRNVILGSCEEYLNSPDAEEPEEPRILGLAMVPGHHIVSLHVDDCKALTPEVM from the exons GATGGTGAATGTGGAGAATCATGTGATGAATCTTCTGTGATAGATGGACGAAGGAAGTTACAGAGATGGCTGAATAAAAACATGAAGATTAAAATGAGCGATGGACGAACACTGATAG GCATCTTCCTCTGCACCGACAGAGACCGGAATGTCATTCTTGGCTCCTGTGAAGAATATCTGAATTCCCCTG ATGCTGAAGAACCAGAAGAGCCCCGAATTCTTGGCCTTGCTATGGTTCCCGGTCACCATATTGTTAGCTTACATGTTGATGATTGCAAAGCCCTTACCCCTGAAGTCATGTGA